The genomic DNA CAAAAGATTCTCGGTTATTGCATTCGCTTTGCCGAAAATGGTTCGCATGCGGGCGACGAGTCAAGCACCCTACTCGCACTAGGCTATGGCCATCGAAAATCGGGAAAAGATGAAGTAAAGATTGTTTTTGATCGCACCATTTCACCGGCTATTATTGTGGTCAACCGTTTTGGACGTACTTTTGTGTCTTCAAAAAACATTAATAAATGACGAAACGCGGATTTTCACTGCTTGAGGTTGTTTTGGCAATTGGGCTATTAGGGAGTGTTCTGGTTGTTCTGCTTGGTTATATGGTCGATTCGGCCAAAAATACACGGAATACTGCGGAAAAGATTTTGTTGCAAAATGCACAAAGAAATTTCGAAAATTACTTTCTTGTCGCCCGTAAGCCACTAATGTCAGAGGGAGAAACTTTATATTATGGCCGTCGCGGAGACTGTTGGCAACTCAACGCCCAGTCTGTAAACTTCGATGGAGAAGTTTTTCTGCTCAAACACATGAAGACAGAGCAATCGAAAAATATTGCGTTCATAACTTATGGACTGCTGCCGTGGAGTGCAGGCAATAGAAAGACCGTCAATAGTCATCCAACCGAAATCGTTCAGGCTGTTGCGGTATCGGATCTGGAAAATTGAGCAAGGAAAACACTTAAACTCATCATCGGTGTGGTTTTCGTTTGCCAAAGTACGTAAAGCCGTCAGCATCGGCTTTTCTTCGGGCATGTGGTGGAGTTGTTTTGAGGTTCTGCTCGGGTTTGTCCTGCTTTTTTACGGAGGTGGGCGCGTTTGTCGCAGCGCGTCGGCATTGGCTGTAGCATTGGGGGTAAGCCGCTTTGTGATTGGTATGACCCTAGTCGCGCTTTCGACTTCAGCTCCGGAGTTCATTACCTCGCTGTTAGCGACGATCGATCATCATCCAGAGCTTGTTTTAGGGAATGTTATTGGCAGCAATCTTCTCAACATCGGCTGTGCCGCGGGGTTGGTTGCGCTCATTTGTCCTTTTTCAATTACCTCACGCGTGATTGAGATTGAGATGCCATTTCTTTTCGGCGTCACCTTTGTCTTCGCGCTTCTTATATTGTTTTCAAAAGCCAATCTAATGGCGGGAGCTCTATCGCTATTGGTGGGTATCATCTATTTGTATCGCATCTGTAAGGCTGATGTTTTAGAAACACCGGAGGCCGTAGAGGCAATAAAAATTTCGGTAGGGTCCAGGCTCATATCGTTTGCCGTTGGGATTTTGGGTTTATTTTTAGGGGCACATTGGGTTGTTTCTGGTAGTCTCCATATGGCCCAAATGCTAGGGTGGAGCGATACTTGGGTTGGCTTGACAATTGTTGCGTTCGGAACGAGCCTTCCGGAGATCACGACCTCGCTTGTTGCAGCGCTTCGGGGGTACGGGTCAATTTGCACTGGAAACATCGTCGGATCGAATATTTTTAACATTCTTTTTGTCGCTGGTACCTGTGCGTGTCTTTGTCCGCTAACCACAAGTCAACACTGCATCCGCTGTCTCGCGCTTCCAGGTCTCATTTTCCTGACCGCGTTGTTATGGCGATTTTTTACGACAAAACGCGAGGTTTCGCGCTTTGAAGGTTTTTTGTTATTGGCGATCTATCTCCCTATCCTCTACGGCCTTCATGCACTTGAAGTGGCCTCAAGAGAAAATTTTTAATTTTTTAGAGCCAAGGAATATTATTCCATCCGTGCTGACGCTCTTGTTGTGAGAATTCATAAAGGATCGGAAGCAATATTTGGGCTCTATTAAAGATCCTGTTGATTTGTTCTATGACAGATCTGATAGTGGCTAGGGTGATAGCGATGAGCGCAGAAATGTCAGGAGTATTTGGAAGCATTCTTAGTGTTTGATCCAATGAACGTACCCGATTATTGAGAGCTTCAAGTGTTCCATGGAAAGTTTTGAGCCACAAGATGCAGTCCACATAGGCACTTTGTGCGGTATTTTTTGGAAGTTGTCGTAGTTTATCCAGGCAATCTTCATAACAAAGCTTTAAGATTTCTAAATCATGGGCGTCGAGACCGGGTTTATTATTAATGCGAACGATCGATCGAATTCCATCTTGAATGCTTTGAATATCGTCTCGAAGGGTTTCAAGTTCATTTTGGAGTGTCCGTGAAAAGGTCGCACAAGTATTGAGTGCACCATGAACACGGATGTAACGTCGAATGTCATCGGCTGTCCAAATACGAACTTCGGGATCGGTGTTCCCTTGAGAAAGCGTGCTGGCGGTAACCGGCGGCGTTTTGACTGCCGGAGCTTCTTTGGGAAGAGAAACAACTTGAGTATCTTGCATCTGCGGTGTTACTGAAGCGGTTTGCAACTGGATATGCTCGCCGCTGACGAAATGCGCAGAAAAGCCCAAGAAAAATAGCGAAAGGGTGAAATGTTTCATTACACGATAATATAAAAATTAATTGTAAAAAGTAAAATATATTGATTAAAATTTAGCAATTTGGCGGTGTTTTTTCATCGTTGACGTTGCCAGGCCGCGATTTGTATAGTAGGGCCTATGGGAGTTTCTTTTGTCCATCTACACGTGCATACGGATTATAGTTTGTTGGATGGTGCTTGCCGGATGGACCGCCTGTTCGCGCGCGCCAAGGAGCTTGAAATGCCGGCGATCGCGATGACCGATCACGGAAATCTATTCGGAGTTCCCGATTTATTGCGTTATGGAAAGAAGTTTGACCTCCAACCCATCATTGGTTGCGAATTTTATACCACCTACGACCAGGATTATACCCAACGGGAAAAATTTCCACTTTATCATCTTGGCCTCCTAGTGATGAACGAAGCGGGATACAAAAATATCTCCAAACTGGTTTCGCTCGCGCACACGCAGGGATTTTACTACAAGCCGCGTATTAATTGGCAGGCGATTGAACAGCACGCAGAGGGCCTCATTTGTCTAACAGGATGCTATCAGGGATACCTATCCTCGATGGCGTTACAAAATCGTGAAGATTTAGCGCAGTCGGGCCTCGAATGGTTGCTGAGGATTTTCGGCAAAGAGCGGCTTTTTATCGAAGTCCAAGAACATGGAATGCCGGAAACGCGAGCAACGATTCAACCGGCGCTTTTTCGTTTGGCGAAAGCGTACGATTTGCGGGCGGTCGCAACCAACGACTCACACTACGTGATGCAGGAGGATTGGGAGGCCCATGACGAACTTTTGTGTATTCAAACCGCATCCAAAGTCACCGATGTCAATCGTTTCCGGATGCCGATGCACCAGCTCTATCTTAAGTCGGCTGATGAAATGGCGGCGCTTTTTCCTCAAAATCCCGAAGTTATTGAAAATACACTGCTCATTGCTGACATGTGTCATTATGCGCTCAAATATGGCGAGAACCATTATCCGGTATTTCACCGCCCACAAAATGACGCGTACAAAGACAATCTCGAAATGCTTAAAATTCTTTGTTTAGAGGGGCTTCAGGAACGCTATAATTTGACCTATGTGGATCCGGGAACGCTAGATCCGAAAAGTCAACAGGGGGTTATTTGTAAACGTCTTGATTACGAATTATCGATCCTCATCAAGACTGGTTTTGTCGACTATTTTCTAATTGTTTGGGATTTTATCAATTGGGCAAAGGATCAGAAAATTCCTGTGGGTCCGGGACGAGGCTCCGGAGCGGGTTCGTTGATCGCTTATCTAATTCGAATTACCGATGTCGATCCTATCCGATTTGGGTTGTTATTTGAGCGTTTTTTGAACCCAGAGCGGGTTTCGCCACCAGACTTCGATATCGATTTTTGTATGCGTCGTCGCGGAGAGGTGATCGAGTATGTCCGCCGAAAATATGGGAGCGACCACGTCGGAAATATTATTACATTTGGCACGTTTGGGGCCAAAATGGTCATTCGTGACCTCTGTCGCGTCAACGATATTCCATATTCCGAAGCTAACCGAATCGCAAAAATGGTCCCCGATGACCTCAATATTTCTATCGAAGCGGCAGTCGAAAAATCGCAGGAACTGCAACAAGAGATCCGTATTAATCCTAAAATCGGTAAACTCCTCGAGGACGGAAAGATTATTGAAGGTACGGTTCGGAATACGGGGACGCACGCAGCAGGCGTGATTATTACCGAGGATACCGTCGAAAACATGCTTCCTGTAACCCTCCAGGATGGTGCGCTGACAACGCAGTACGCCAAGCAAGCAGTTGAAGATCTAGGACTCCTTAAGATGGACTTTTTAGGCTTAAAAACCCTAACGGTGATTGCCGATGCTGAAGCCTATATTCAAAAAATTCGCCCAGAGTTCAAAATCGATGCGGTTCCATTTGACGATAAAAAGACCTATCGGTTGCTCAACAGTGGTAATACCATCGGAGTCTTTCAACTTGGGGAATCGGCGGGAATGCGGGCACTCTGTAAGCGTTTTGCGATTGGGAGTGTTGAAGAAATCAGTG from Verrucomicrobiota bacterium includes the following:
- a CDS encoding prepilin-type N-terminal cleavage/methylation domain-containing protein — its product is MTKRGFSLLEVVLAIGLLGSVLVVLLGYMVDSAKNTRNTAEKILLQNAQRNFENYFLVARKPLMSEGETLYYGRRGDCWQLNAQSVNFDGEVFLLKHMKTEQSKNIAFITYGLLPWSAGNRKTVNSHPTEIVQAVAVSDLEN
- a CDS encoding calcium/sodium antiporter, whose product is MWFSFAKVRKAVSIGFSSGMWWSCFEVLLGFVLLFYGGGRVCRSASALAVALGVSRFVIGMTLVALSTSAPEFITSLLATIDHHPELVLGNVIGSNLLNIGCAAGLVALICPFSITSRVIEIEMPFLFGVTFVFALLILFSKANLMAGALSLLVGIIYLYRICKADVLETPEAVEAIKISVGSRLISFAVGILGLFLGAHWVVSGSLHMAQMLGWSDTWVGLTIVAFGTSLPEITTSLVAALRGYGSICTGNIVGSNIFNILFVAGTCACLCPLTTSQHCIRCLALPGLIFLTALLWRFFTTKREVSRFEGFLLLAIYLPILYGLHALEVASRENF
- the dnaE gene encoding DNA polymerase III subunit alpha: MGVSFVHLHVHTDYSLLDGACRMDRLFARAKELEMPAIAMTDHGNLFGVPDLLRYGKKFDLQPIIGCEFYTTYDQDYTQREKFPLYHLGLLVMNEAGYKNISKLVSLAHTQGFYYKPRINWQAIEQHAEGLICLTGCYQGYLSSMALQNREDLAQSGLEWLLRIFGKERLFIEVQEHGMPETRATIQPALFRLAKAYDLRAVATNDSHYVMQEDWEAHDELLCIQTASKVTDVNRFRMPMHQLYLKSADEMAALFPQNPEVIENTLLIADMCHYALKYGENHYPVFHRPQNDAYKDNLEMLKILCLEGLQERYNLTYVDPGTLDPKSQQGVICKRLDYELSILIKTGFVDYFLIVWDFINWAKDQKIPVGPGRGSGAGSLIAYLIRITDVDPIRFGLLFERFLNPERVSPPDFDIDFCMRRRGEVIEYVRRKYGSDHVGNIITFGTFGAKMVIRDLCRVNDIPYSEANRIAKMVPDDLNISIEAAVEKSQELQQEIRINPKIGKLLEDGKIIEGTVRNTGTHAAGVIITEDTVENMLPVTLQDGALTTQYAKQAVEDLGLLKMDFLGLKTLTVIADAEAYIQKIRPEFKIDAVPFDDKKTYRLLNSGNTIGVFQLGESAGMRALCKRFAIGSVEEISAISALYRPGPMEWINDYIAGKKDPKKIKYPHPLLEPVCKETYGILVYQEQVMEAARVIAGYTLGGADILRRAMGKKKVEVMNAQRSVFIEGAKKYHDIPQEKAEEIFSILEKFAGYGFNKSHSVAYAIIAYRTAYLKANYPVEFMAAMLSAELGNADRAAYYIAECARMKIPLRSPDINQSLQSFTPDHQEGCIRFGLAAIKGVGDVAAENIIQEREEHGTYKNFSDFITRVDLRIVNKRVLECLIHSSAFDSFGIDRQHLAQSLEKVMNEAASVQKDREAGQFQLFNFLDDRATEDTAQMTIDQSGPKMSKTDKLNYEKSLLGFYVTGHPLDDYRSVLDAIDTAKNLEAIGEEFRLCGVVSSVEKRITKKDNRLWASFQLEMRIGQLSLSCFPSTFEKYGDLLVEGNIVVVTGTHRVTEGDERFTIQEIITAPQFLSQHTRQIFWEISSKNATFLERIYDYISQHTGTMRSILCFKDTGIQRAIPEVLNCQFDFDKIQSLQIPYHIAIE